The following proteins come from a genomic window of Paenibacillus spongiae:
- a CDS encoding NUDIX hydrolase, with product MKEISAGGVVFRRVDGKLQIQLIQDRYGKISLPKGKMESGETVEQTALREIVEETGMEGKIIAPIDQIKYKYNHETKGTVDKEVHYYLVEAVGGKLQAQVEEIRGVEWFDPSEAWRRQRQSGYSNNDRILSGALKLLDVEV from the coding sequence ATGAAGGAAATATCAGCAGGAGGCGTCGTCTTCCGGCGTGTGGACGGGAAGCTGCAAATTCAGCTCATTCAGGACCGTTATGGAAAAATCTCGCTTCCGAAGGGAAAGATGGAGTCAGGCGAGACCGTCGAACAGACCGCGCTTCGTGAAATCGTCGAGGAAACGGGAATGGAAGGCAAAATCATCGCGCCGATCGATCAAATCAAATATAAGTATAACCACGAGACGAAAGGCACTGTCGATAAGGAAGTCCATTATTATCTGGTCGAAGCCGTCGGCGGCAAGCTGCAGGCACAGGTTGAGGAAATTCGGGGCGTGGAATGGTTTGATCCTTCCGAAGCTTGGCGCCGTCAGCGCCAATCCGGCTACAGCAACAATGACCGCATCCTGTCAGGCGCGCTCAAGCTGCTCGACGTGGAGGTGTAA
- the deoC gene encoding deoxyribose-phosphate aldolase has product MVETYAPGMPLARFIDHTLLKPDATEQDIIRLCEEAVQHRFYSVCVHGSWVPLCREHLSGTGIHIASVVGFPLGAMATKVKVFEAETAAQDGASEIDMVVPIGAAAEGRYGTVAYDISAIVRAVEGQAIVKVIIETGMLDHEHKAEVCRVAEAAGAHYVKTSTGFGPGGATEDDIRLMRASVTKAIGVKASGGIRDAQAAVKMLLAGANRLGTSAGIAIINGAASAAGTAGSKEEGPAASSQY; this is encoded by the coding sequence ATGGTTGAAACCTATGCACCGGGAATGCCGCTTGCACGGTTCATCGACCATACGCTGCTGAAGCCGGATGCGACCGAGCAGGATATCATCAGGCTTTGCGAGGAAGCGGTTCAGCACCGGTTTTACAGCGTATGCGTCCATGGGTCGTGGGTACCGCTCTGCCGCGAGCATCTGTCCGGCACCGGCATCCATATAGCATCGGTCGTCGGATTCCCGCTTGGCGCTATGGCAACGAAGGTGAAGGTGTTCGAAGCCGAAACCGCCGCACAAGACGGAGCAAGCGAGATCGATATGGTCGTTCCGATCGGAGCGGCGGCGGAAGGCCGATATGGAACGGTGGCCTACGATATATCGGCCATTGTCCGCGCGGTGGAAGGACAAGCGATCGTGAAGGTCATCATCGAAACCGGCATGCTGGATCATGAACACAAGGCCGAAGTATGCCGGGTAGCGGAAGCGGCTGGAGCGCATTACGTCAAAACCTCGACAGGCTTCGGGCCCGGAGGAGCGACGGAAGACGACATTCGCCTGATGCGCGCCTCGGTAACGAAAGCGATCGGCGTTAAAGCGTCGGGCGGCATCCGCGATGCGCAGGCGGCGGTAAAGATGCTGCTTGCCGGAGCCAACCGGCTCGGTACGAGCGCCGGCATTGCGATCATTAACGGGGCTGCATCCGCTGCAGGAACGGCAGGTAGCAAAGAGGAAGGGCCAGCAGCGAGCTCGCAATATTGA
- a CDS encoding Na/Pi cotransporter family protein translates to MLQSIAFPMILGFAVFMTGMKMMELALHRSVGRHLDTVLQRSTATPLHGLLIGTAATAVLQSSTAVTVMTIGLVNAGLLTFPRTLGIVLGTNIGTCLTTELIGMNISRFSWPLLLVSLALWLVTALLGEIGLLPLRQSARMSMPQPPAVVRWLQPLRSTAVILGGFALLLVGMGMMQSVGPAVQSSGLFGAFLTRAEDSVLWGLAAGVVLSAAVHSSAAVIAIIMGLAASFAMPVPIGIAVVLGANVGTCVTAVLASIGGSKSGRFVAWAHVLLNVGGALLFIPILQQLHVITGWMTASPAAQIAHAQTIFNIASSLLALPLCYLPFLQRMQPR, encoded by the coding sequence ATGCTTCAATCCATTGCATTTCCGATGATCCTCGGATTTGCCGTCTTTATGACCGGTATGAAAATGATGGAGCTCGCCCTGCATCGTTCGGTGGGCCGGCATTTGGATACCGTCCTGCAGCGGTCCACCGCAACTCCGCTGCACGGCCTCTTGATCGGAACGGCAGCAACGGCCGTTCTGCAGAGCAGCACGGCCGTTACGGTCATGACGATCGGCCTGGTCAATGCCGGTCTGCTCACATTTCCGCGGACGCTCGGCATTGTGCTCGGCACGAATATCGGGACTTGTTTGACAACCGAGCTGATCGGCATGAATATAAGCCGGTTCAGCTGGCCGCTTCTGCTGGTATCGCTCGCGTTATGGCTTGTAACCGCACTGCTCGGCGAGATTGGACTGCTTCCCTTGCGCCAATCGGCAAGAATGAGCATGCCGCAGCCGCCGGCGGTCGTCCGCTGGCTGCAGCCGCTGCGAAGCACCGCGGTTATTCTGGGCGGATTCGCGCTGCTGCTCGTCGGAATGGGCATGATGCAATCCGTCGGTCCGGCCGTTCAATCAAGCGGATTATTCGGCGCATTTCTGACTCGCGCAGAGGACAGCGTATTGTGGGGGTTAGCTGCAGGGGTTGTATTAAGCGCCGCCGTACACAGCAGCGCGGCCGTTATCGCCATTATTATGGGACTTGCGGCTAGCTTTGCCATGCCTGTCCCGATTGGCATCGCCGTCGTACTCGGCGCGAATGTCGGGACCTGCGTCACCGCGGTGCTGGCATCGATCGGCGGCTCCAAATCAGGGCGATTCGTCGCTTGGGCGCATGTGCTGTTGAATGTGGGCGGAGCGCTGTTGTTCATCCCCATCCTCCAGCAGCTTCACGTGATTACAGGATGGATGACGGCTTCGCCCGCCGCTCAAATCGCCCATGCGCAGACGATATTCAATATTGCGAGCTCGCTGCTGGCCCTTCCTCTTTGCTACCTGCCGTTCCTGCAGCGGATGCAGCCCCGTTAA
- a CDS encoding class I SAM-dependent rRNA methyltransferase — translation MERAKVILKRERKKRLEQGHPWLYASEIDRMDGSAEPGSLVDIVNHQGRYLATGYWNPQSQITVRVVAYKAIEAMDEAFFRERFKQCAQHRRRFVEGKDCRLVYGEADFLPGLVVDRFGGVLVIQLLTLGMEVNRDTIVDMLVEVFAPQGIYERSDVSVRALEGLEERTGVLYGDCPRIVDIRENGLLMEVDIVEGQKTGYFFDQRENRASIAPLMKGWGERSGIQLMKRPLEELPEGTWTAESSGPVPDANTALAATEMAGDDTGALQTMKQSVLVPVNAKGNIVTYPYWDGATVLECFAHTGSFTLHACQYGAKKVTCLDVSEHAIETARRNVVRNGFEDRVEFVVADAFDYLRSQAKGLADRIERGRAGSNGAAKSDTSKPLGSAGRTWDVVILDPPAFAKTKSAVQGAIRGYKDINLQGLKLVNEGGYLVTASCSYHMRPDLFLETIQAAAVDAGKVLRLIDWRAAGKDHPQIVGVSEGHYLKFGIFEVRSR, via the coding sequence ATGGAACGCGCAAAAGTAATATTGAAGCGTGAGCGAAAGAAGAGACTGGAGCAAGGACATCCCTGGCTCTATGCAAGTGAAATCGATCGGATGGACGGGTCGGCTGAGCCGGGCAGCCTGGTTGATATCGTCAATCATCAGGGCCGCTATTTGGCGACAGGCTATTGGAATCCACAATCGCAAATAACGGTGCGGGTTGTAGCCTATAAGGCGATTGAAGCGATGGATGAGGCGTTCTTCCGGGAGCGGTTCAAGCAATGCGCCCAGCATCGCCGGCGGTTCGTTGAAGGCAAGGACTGCCGGCTTGTCTATGGGGAAGCGGATTTTCTGCCTGGACTTGTCGTCGACCGGTTCGGGGGCGTACTTGTCATACAATTGCTGACCTTAGGCATGGAGGTTAACCGGGACACGATTGTTGACATGCTTGTCGAGGTTTTTGCGCCTCAAGGGATCTATGAGCGGAGCGATGTTTCGGTAAGGGCGCTCGAAGGGCTGGAAGAACGAACGGGCGTCCTGTACGGGGATTGTCCGCGCATCGTCGATATTCGGGAGAACGGCTTGCTCATGGAAGTCGATATCGTGGAAGGGCAGAAGACGGGCTACTTCTTCGACCAACGGGAGAACCGCGCTTCCATTGCCCCCCTCATGAAAGGGTGGGGAGAGCGAAGCGGCATTCAATTGATGAAGCGCCCCCTGGAGGAGCTGCCTGAAGGCACATGGACGGCGGAGAGCTCTGGTCCTGTGCCGGATGCCAATACCGCCTTGGCCGCTACGGAAATGGCGGGCGACGATACCGGAGCGCTTCAAACGATGAAGCAGAGCGTGCTCGTTCCGGTGAATGCGAAAGGCAATATCGTCACGTACCCGTATTGGGACGGGGCGACCGTTCTGGAGTGCTTCGCGCATACAGGCAGCTTCACGCTGCATGCTTGTCAATACGGCGCCAAGAAGGTTACTTGTCTGGACGTGTCCGAGCATGCGATCGAAACGGCACGCCGTAATGTCGTCCGCAACGGCTTCGAGGACCGCGTTGAATTCGTTGTCGCGGATGCATTCGACTATTTGCGGAGCCAGGCGAAGGGACTTGCAGACCGGATCGAGCGGGGCCGGGCCGGTTCGAATGGCGCTGCCAAGAGCGATACCTCCAAGCCGCTGGGTTCGGCCGGGAGAACATGGGACGTCGTCATCCTTGATCCGCCGGCCTTCGCCAAGACGAAGAGCGCGGTGCAGGGAGCGATTCGCGGCTATAAGGATATTAATCTCCAAGGCTTGAAGCTTGTCAATGAAGGCGGTTATCTTGTTACTGCAAGCTGTTCCTATCACATGCGGCCGGATCTGTTTCTGGAAACCATCCAGGCAGCGGCGGTCGATGCCGGGAAAGTGCTGCGGCTTATCGACTGGCGTGCAGCCGGCAAGGACCACCCGCAAATCGTCGGCGTGAGCGAAGGCCACTATTTGAAGTTTGGAATCTTCGAGGTAAGAAGCCGTTAG
- a CDS encoding aminotransferase class I/II-fold pyridoxal phosphate-dependent enzyme gives MERQSDYNRLAVDELNQLARQWEDRYEAYKNRNLKLDMSRGKPCPEQLDLSADMLTILQPGDSIQAADGSDCRNYGGLDGIPEAKELFAQMLGVSRNEVIIGGNSSLNMMHDTISRAMLHGVYGSQSPWGKKEAVKFLCPSPGYDRHFAICELFNIEMIAVDMLQDGPDMDAVERLVREDDSIKGIWCVPKYSNPDGITYADETVDRLAGMTAKARDFRIIWDDAYTVHHVSDNHDQLKNIFAACKAAGNPHRVFMYSSTSKITLPGSGVAVMATSEENLQTIRKQIAVQTIGPDKINQLRHVRFLKNMDQIRLHMDKQAAIINPKFELVLNKLESELGGKNIASWNKPNGGYFISLNTLDGCAKEVVHLAAQAGVTLTPAGATFPYGNDPRDRNIRIAPTFPSISELETAIDVFCLCVELVSIKKILARELHK, from the coding sequence ATGGAGCGTCAATCCGATTACAATCGTTTAGCTGTGGATGAATTGAACCAGCTTGCCCGGCAATGGGAAGACCGGTACGAGGCCTATAAGAACCGGAACTTGAAATTGGATATGTCCAGAGGGAAGCCTTGTCCCGAACAGCTGGATCTATCCGCGGACATGCTTACCATTCTGCAGCCGGGAGACAGCATACAAGCGGCGGACGGCTCGGATTGCCGCAATTATGGCGGGCTCGACGGGATCCCGGAGGCGAAGGAATTATTCGCGCAGATGCTCGGAGTCAGCAGGAACGAAGTGATCATTGGCGGTAATTCAAGCTTAAATATGATGCATGATACGATATCCAGAGCGATGCTGCATGGGGTGTACGGCAGTCAATCGCCATGGGGCAAGAAGGAGGCTGTCAAATTTCTGTGTCCCAGCCCCGGCTATGACAGACATTTTGCCATTTGCGAGCTATTCAACATCGAGATGATCGCCGTCGATATGCTGCAGGACGGACCGGACATGGATGCCGTCGAACGGCTTGTCCGCGAGGACGATTCGATTAAAGGGATCTGGTGCGTGCCCAAATACAGCAACCCCGACGGGATTACATACGCGGATGAGACGGTCGACCGGCTAGCCGGGATGACGGCGAAAGCAAGGGACTTTCGAATAATCTGGGATGATGCTTACACGGTCCACCACGTATCGGACAATCACGATCAGCTGAAAAATATTTTTGCTGCCTGCAAGGCGGCCGGGAATCCTCACCGCGTGTTTATGTACAGCTCGACTTCCAAGATTACGCTGCCCGGCTCGGGGGTTGCAGTAATGGCGACCAGCGAGGAGAACCTGCAGACGATCAGGAAGCAAATCGCTGTGCAGACGATCGGTCCGGATAAAATCAATCAGCTTCGGCATGTCCGTTTTCTGAAAAATATGGATCAGATCCGCCTGCACATGGACAAGCAAGCCGCGATAATAAATCCCAAATTCGAGCTGGTGCTAAATAAGCTTGAATCGGAGCTTGGCGGCAAAAATATCGCCTCATGGAATAAACCGAACGGCGGTTACTTCATTAGCCTGAACACACTGGACGGCTGTGCGAAAGAGGTCGTACATCTGGCCGCGCAAGCCGGCGTTACATTAACGCCCGCAGGAGCTACTTTCCCATACGGCAATGATCCCAGGGACCGCAATATCCGCATCGCTCCGACATTCCCGTCCATCAGCGAGCTGGAGACGGCTATCGATGTGTTCTGCCTGTGCGTGGAGCTGGTAAGCATCAAGAAGATTTTGGCGCGTGAATTGCATAAGTAA
- a CDS encoding GAF domain-containing protein, which yields MYQSVVYQGSREQNIALLLQQLKALIEDEPNRIANLANASALLAQFLDEINWVGFYLAEGDELVLGPFQGLPACVRIPFGKGVCGTAAAGKQTIIVPNVHEFPGHIACDAASQSEIVVPLIKDGRLLGVLDIDSPRTDRFDEADRLDLERFVHVLTAHWK from the coding sequence ATGTATCAATCCGTGGTCTATCAGGGTTCCCGGGAGCAAAACATCGCGCTTTTGCTGCAGCAGTTAAAGGCGCTTATCGAGGACGAACCGAACCGGATCGCCAATCTCGCCAATGCCTCTGCGCTGCTGGCACAGTTTCTGGACGAAATCAATTGGGTCGGCTTCTATTTGGCGGAAGGCGATGAGCTGGTGCTCGGCCCGTTCCAGGGATTGCCGGCTTGCGTCAGAATTCCATTCGGCAAAGGTGTCTGCGGAACCGCTGCGGCCGGCAAACAGACGATTATTGTACCGAACGTACACGAGTTTCCAGGGCACATCGCATGCGATGCCGCATCGCAATCGGAAATTGTCGTTCCTCTCATCAAGGATGGCAGATTGCTGGGCGTGCTCGATATCGACAGTCCGAGAACGGACCGGTTTGATGAAGCTGACCGCTTGGATCTGGAGCGCTTCGTCCACGTTTTGACCGCACACTGGAAATAA
- a CDS encoding DUF1854 domain-containing protein yields MKDPYEIHMLEPDRVSFSRGSGGVFQGVVDGKDYEEIIVYRAFPFLYTTQFISVRDAKDAEIGVIRDIGQLDEESRLEMERELQFRYFLPRVTRVDSVKHRTDLWIWELQTNLGPTRLVMRNLHEHMQFPGGGRIVLTDMNGKRCEIGDWKALDSHSRKQLRDVV; encoded by the coding sequence ATGAAGGACCCCTATGAAATTCATATGCTTGAACCGGACCGCGTCTCGTTCAGCCGCGGCTCCGGAGGTGTTTTTCAAGGCGTCGTCGACGGGAAGGATTACGAAGAAATTATTGTTTACCGCGCATTTCCATTTCTCTATACGACGCAATTCATCTCTGTCCGGGACGCGAAAGATGCCGAGATCGGCGTCATACGGGATATCGGGCAGCTCGATGAGGAGAGCCGCCTGGAGATGGAGCGAGAGCTGCAGTTTCGTTACTTTCTCCCGCGGGTAACGCGAGTGGACAGTGTCAAGCATCGGACCGATCTATGGATCTGGGAGCTGCAAACCAATCTCGGTCCGACGAGGCTGGTCATGCGGAATTTGCATGAGCATATGCAGTTTCCCGGCGGCGGCCGCATAGTGCTGACCGATATGAACGGCAAGCGCTGCGAAATCGGAGACTGGAAGGCGCTCGATAGCCACAGCCGCAAACAGCTCCGCGATGTGGTGTAA
- a CDS encoding ABC transporter ATP-binding protein, whose product MPIIDQLPGSIRSALTAEPLLGARTDLLNDGRFGEQWLTITESEITVWNESGSPLTNIAVEELEDARAVSGIGGGTLLADTKSGPVVVVRYTAALTSIFGFAAKLLSSLAKGEERPSLSEKELPQQCPKCRNPLQEGTQTCPICKNNGKVILRMLGYTKPYKLQMAAAAILLIITTLVELIPPYLTKVMLDDVLQPRNMGSKLFWIVIGLAVTSVTMAVMQTLRGLIGVWVGSKLMGDLRRDIYDALMRLSLAFFDRRQTSQFIGRVNSDSEAMRQFMTDGVIWVTGESLKMIAIFAIMFNLSWQLTLLALLPMPLMVVFSLTLWPMIGRRWYQQWRSIFRLNVLVGDSLQGIRVVKAFGQESTEISRYQAANQDVVRNNIRIEGLWQGMFPLFSLVAGAGTLLIWYYGGWSVLNGEISIGLLIALITYLGMLLGPLQWVSQMINWASHAISAADRVFEIMDTPSEVPDTREPAALGRVKGAVVFNNVSYGYEKHHPVLKNIDLNVAEGEMIGLVGHSGAGKSTFINMICRFYDTDTGHITIDGVDLRNISQTDLRKQIGVVLQETFLFDGTIAENIAYSKPDATPEEIMRAAKIANAHDFIVRLPDGYDTRVGERGHRLSGGEKQRVSIARAIIHDPRILILDEATASVDTETERQIQEAISRLVKGRTTFAIAHRLSTLRNANRLVVLERGKIVEVGTHEDLLEKEGIYFKLVEAQKEMSQIKGVESA is encoded by the coding sequence GTGCCGATAATTGATCAGCTTCCGGGTTCAATCCGCTCCGCTCTAACTGCAGAGCCGCTGCTCGGCGCGCGGACGGATCTATTGAACGACGGCCGGTTCGGCGAGCAATGGCTCACCATAACCGAGTCGGAGATAACGGTATGGAACGAGAGCGGCTCCCCGCTAACGAATATTGCAGTAGAAGAACTGGAGGATGCCCGTGCCGTGAGCGGAATAGGCGGCGGCACTTTGCTTGCCGATACGAAGAGCGGTCCGGTCGTCGTTGTCCGCTATACCGCGGCGCTAACCTCTATATTCGGCTTTGCCGCCAAGCTGCTCAGCTCCTTGGCGAAGGGCGAAGAACGCCCTTCGCTATCGGAGAAGGAGCTGCCGCAGCAGTGTCCCAAGTGCCGCAATCCGCTGCAGGAAGGGACGCAGACATGCCCGATCTGCAAGAATAACGGCAAGGTCATCCTCCGCATGCTCGGATATACCAAGCCCTACAAGCTCCAGATGGCGGCAGCCGCCATCCTGCTCATCATTACGACCTTGGTGGAGCTCATTCCGCCTTATCTGACCAAAGTCATGCTCGATGACGTCCTGCAGCCGAGAAATATGGGTTCTAAGCTGTTCTGGATCGTCATCGGACTTGCGGTTACTTCAGTTACCATGGCGGTTATGCAGACGCTCCGCGGTCTGATCGGCGTCTGGGTCGGCTCCAAGCTGATGGGCGACCTCCGGCGCGATATCTACGATGCGCTGATGCGGTTGTCGCTCGCGTTCTTCGACCGGCGGCAGACATCGCAGTTCATCGGGCGGGTCAACAGCGATTCGGAGGCGATGCGTCAGTTCATGACCGATGGCGTCATATGGGTGACCGGCGAATCGCTGAAGATGATCGCCATCTTTGCCATCATGTTTAATTTGAGCTGGCAGTTGACGCTGCTGGCCCTGCTGCCGATGCCGCTGATGGTCGTGTTTTCGCTTACGCTGTGGCCGATGATCGGACGCCGGTGGTATCAGCAGTGGCGGTCCATCTTCAGGCTCAATGTGCTCGTCGGCGATTCGCTTCAAGGCATACGCGTCGTGAAAGCATTCGGCCAGGAATCGACCGAAATATCGCGCTATCAGGCCGCCAACCAGGATGTCGTCCGCAACAATATCCGGATCGAAGGCTTATGGCAGGGCATGTTCCCGCTCTTTTCTCTCGTAGCTGGCGCCGGAACGCTGCTCATTTGGTATTACGGCGGATGGTCGGTGCTAAACGGCGAGATCTCGATCGGACTATTGATTGCGCTCATCACTTATTTGGGCATGCTGCTCGGACCGCTCCAATGGGTAAGCCAAATGATCAACTGGGCTAGTCATGCGATCTCCGCGGCTGACCGGGTATTCGAAATCATGGATACGCCTTCGGAGGTGCCGGATACGCGGGAGCCCGCCGCGCTCGGCCGGGTGAAAGGCGCCGTCGTGTTTAACAACGTGTCCTACGGATATGAGAAGCATCATCCGGTATTGAAGAATATCGATCTGAACGTTGCAGAGGGAGAGATGATCGGACTCGTGGGCCACTCGGGCGCAGGCAAATCGACCTTCATCAACATGATCTGCCGTTTCTACGATACCGACACCGGGCATATAACGATCGATGGCGTCGATCTCCGAAACATCAGCCAGACGGATCTGCGCAAGCAGATCGGGGTCGTGCTTCAGGAAACCTTCCTGTTCGACGGCACGATTGCCGAGAACATCGCCTATTCCAAACCGGACGCGACACCGGAAGAAATTATGCGGGCGGCCAAAATTGCCAATGCGCATGACTTTATCGTGCGGCTGCCTGACGGCTACGATACTCGCGTCGGCGAACGCGGCCATCGGCTCTCGGGAGGAGAGAAGCAGCGCGTCTCTATTGCCCGGGCAATTATTCATGATCCCCGCATTCTGATCTTGGATGAAGCGACCGCTTCGGTCGATACCGAGACGGAGCGGCAAATTCAAGAAGCGATATCCCGCCTCGTGAAAGGGCGTACGACTTTCGCTATCGCCCACAGGCTCTCCACGCTGCGCAATGCCAACCGGCTTGTCGTGCTCGAGCGCGGCAAGATCGTCGAGGTCGGTACGCATGAAGACCTGCTTGAGAAGGAAGGCATCTACTTCAAGCTTGTCGAGGCTCAGAAAGAAATGTCGCAAATCAAGGGGGTAGAAAGCGCATGA
- a CDS encoding CD3324 family protein — MIYKNGKDVLPPSLLKELQSYIQGELVYIPKLQNKRAGWGEKSGTRIMIARRNEEIYQSYTSGSSVAELERQFHLSTESIRKIIVKLRGTNKFQYTDREKEIARADN, encoded by the coding sequence GTGATCTACAAAAATGGAAAAGATGTGCTTCCCCCTAGTTTGCTGAAGGAGCTGCAGTCCTATATCCAAGGCGAACTAGTCTATATACCCAAGCTTCAGAATAAACGGGCCGGCTGGGGCGAGAAGAGCGGTACCCGTATTATGATCGCACGGCGGAACGAAGAGATCTATCAATCTTATACAAGCGGAAGCTCCGTTGCGGAGCTTGAACGGCAGTTCCACCTATCTACCGAAAGCATACGAAAGATTATCGTGAAATTGCGCGGAACGAATAAATTCCAGTATACAGACAGAGAGAAGGAAATCGCGCGTGCCGATAATTGA